The following proteins are co-located in the Micromonospora viridifaciens genome:
- a CDS encoding ABC transporter ATP-binding protein, which yields MILARADQVSRRYGEVLALDRVDLTVGAGELVGLLGPNGAGKSTLINLLVGVRRPTAGRVELFGADPRDAASRRELGVTPQETGLPATLRVGEVIDFVSRHFPDPVPRDELLDRFGLGDQVKRQTGGLSGGQRRRLAVALAFVGRPRLVVLDEPTTGLDVEARHALWEAIRGFHAEGGTVLLSSHYLEEVEALAQRVVVIGQGRVLADDTVEAIRGMVGVRRVSLVADDLPPLPGVVATERADGRTHLLTTDADQLVRDLVTAGVAFRELEVRPTSLEEAFLAITAGGRPAPATV from the coding sequence ATGATCCTGGCCCGCGCCGACCAGGTCAGCCGCCGCTACGGCGAGGTGCTGGCCCTGGACCGGGTCGACCTGACCGTCGGCGCCGGTGAGCTGGTCGGCCTGCTCGGCCCGAACGGCGCCGGCAAGAGCACCCTGATCAACCTGCTGGTCGGGGTGCGCCGACCGACCGCGGGGCGGGTAGAGCTGTTCGGCGCCGATCCGCGCGACGCGGCGAGCCGGCGCGAGCTCGGGGTCACCCCGCAGGAGACCGGGCTGCCCGCCACGCTGCGGGTCGGCGAGGTGATCGACTTCGTCTCCCGGCACTTCCCCGACCCCGTCCCCCGGGACGAGCTACTCGACCGGTTCGGCCTCGGCGACCAGGTGAAGCGGCAGACCGGCGGGCTCTCCGGCGGGCAGCGCCGCCGGCTCGCGGTGGCCCTCGCCTTCGTCGGCCGGCCCCGGCTGGTCGTCCTCGACGAGCCGACCACCGGGCTCGACGTCGAGGCACGACACGCCCTCTGGGAGGCGATCCGCGGCTTCCACGCCGAGGGCGGCACGGTGCTGCTCAGCAGCCACTACCTGGAGGAGGTGGAGGCCCTCGCGCAGCGGGTGGTGGTGATCGGTCAGGGCCGGGTGCTCGCCGACGACACGGTCGAGGCGATCCGGGGCATGGTCGGCGTACGCCGGGTCAGCCTCGTCGCCGACGACCTGCCCCCGCTGCCCGGGGTGGTCGCCACCGAACGCGCCGACGGGCGTACCCACCTGCTCACCACGGACGCCGACCAGCTCGTCCGCGACCTGGTCACGGCCGGGGTGGCGTTCCGGGAGCTGGAGGTCCGGCCCACCTCGCTGGAGGAGGCGTTCCTCGCCATCACCGCCGGCGGCCGGCCCGCGCCCGCCACCGTCTGA
- a CDS encoding VOC family protein, translated as MSGVEPGTPCWTDLATPGLDDAKRFYSELFDWTGRISPEPAAGGYTVFLKDGRAVAGVGPPAAPDQVPIWSTYVATDDADLVATRVEAAGGQVVVAPFDVFDQGRMAVLSDPSGAVFSVWQPMAMRGAELFNAPGAMCWNELVTPDPERARDFYALVFGWHAEEQPADPFPYTGWRCGARIVAGMTRPLAELPADLPAYWSVWFAVADADATAARAAELGATVLVPPRDTPKGRLAALRDPQGALFSAVALHPVRHTTA; from the coding sequence GTGAGCGGCGTGGAGCCCGGCACGCCCTGCTGGACCGACCTGGCGACGCCGGGGCTGGACGACGCGAAGCGGTTCTACTCGGAGCTGTTCGACTGGACCGGCCGGATCTCCCCGGAGCCCGCGGCGGGCGGCTACACCGTCTTCCTCAAGGACGGCCGGGCCGTGGCGGGGGTGGGCCCGCCGGCCGCCCCGGACCAGGTGCCGATCTGGTCGACGTACGTGGCCACCGACGACGCCGACCTGGTGGCCACCCGGGTGGAGGCGGCCGGCGGGCAGGTGGTGGTGGCCCCGTTCGACGTCTTCGACCAGGGCCGGATGGCGGTCCTCTCCGACCCGTCGGGGGCGGTGTTCAGCGTCTGGCAGCCGATGGCGATGCGCGGCGCGGAACTGTTCAACGCGCCCGGGGCGATGTGTTGGAACGAGCTGGTCACCCCCGACCCGGAGCGAGCCCGGGACTTCTACGCGCTGGTGTTCGGCTGGCACGCGGAGGAGCAGCCGGCCGACCCCTTCCCGTACACCGGGTGGCGGTGCGGCGCGCGGATCGTCGCCGGGATGACGCGGCCGCTGGCGGAGCTGCCGGCCGACCTGCCGGCGTACTGGTCGGTGTGGTTCGCCGTCGCGGACGCCGACGCGACCGCGGCGCGGGCCGCCGAGCTGGGTGCCACCGTCCTGGTCCCGCCCCGGGACACCCCGAAGGGCCGGCTCGCCGCCCTGCGCGATCCGCAGGGCGCCCTCTTCTCCGCCGTCGCGCTCCACCCCGTACGCCACACCACCGCCTAG
- a CDS encoding ABC transporter ATP-binding protein has protein sequence MSAVEIRDLRVSLGGAPILASVDLTVAVGEWVTVIGPNGAGKSTLLRAVGGLLPAPGAVTLFGTPIQALRRRDRARVVATVAQSPVIPAGMSVFDYVLLGRTPYIPALGRESTGDLAAVHEVLDRLDLGTFAHRELATLSGGERQRVFLARALAQGATLLLLDEPTSALDIGHQQEVLELVDQLRREHGLTVLATMHDLSIAGEYADRLVLLADGRVAAAGPPHEVLTEDLLATHYRAHIRVIPGEHGPLVVPVRPR, from the coding sequence ATGAGCGCGGTGGAGATCCGGGACCTGCGCGTCAGCCTGGGCGGTGCGCCGATCCTGGCCAGCGTGGACCTGACCGTCGCCGTTGGCGAATGGGTCACCGTGATCGGCCCGAACGGCGCCGGCAAGTCGACCCTGCTGCGCGCCGTCGGCGGCCTGCTGCCCGCGCCGGGCGCGGTCACCCTCTTCGGTACGCCGATCCAGGCGCTCCGCCGCCGTGACCGGGCCCGGGTCGTCGCCACCGTCGCCCAGTCCCCGGTGATTCCGGCCGGCATGTCGGTCTTCGACTACGTGTTGCTCGGCCGTACCCCGTACATCCCGGCGCTCGGTCGGGAGTCGACCGGCGACCTGGCTGCCGTGCACGAGGTGCTGGACCGGCTCGACCTGGGCACGTTCGCGCACCGGGAGCTCGCCACCCTCTCCGGCGGGGAGCGGCAACGGGTGTTCCTGGCCCGCGCCCTGGCCCAGGGGGCCACCCTGCTGCTGCTCGACGAGCCGACCAGCGCGCTGGACATCGGCCACCAGCAGGAGGTGCTGGAGCTGGTCGACCAGCTCCGGCGCGAGCACGGCCTGACCGTGCTCGCCACCATGCACGACCTCTCGATCGCGGGCGAGTACGCCGATCGGCTGGTGCTGCTCGCCGACGGTCGGGTGGCCGCTGCCGGTCCCCCGCACGAGGTGCTCACCGAGGACCTGCTCGCCACCCACTACCGCGCCCACATCCGGGTCATCCCGGGTGAGCACGGCCCCCTCGTCGTCCCCGTCCGCCCCCGGTGA
- a CDS encoding ArsR/SmtB family transcription factor: protein MTEARPEQRRVTISDPQVMRALAHPARLAIMEHLSGLEGGATATECAEIAGLSPSATSYHLRALAKSGLIEEAPSRGDARERVWKAFSPSYYVESGQDAGPDARAAELALVDAHLVRDTQRTRDWIRRAPDEPVEWYQAAWFSDATLLLTAEELAGLNEAIQQLMSPYLRRYRRADPPEGARTVAVQYRAMPLD from the coding sequence ATGACGGAGGCACGCCCCGAGCAGCGCCGGGTGACGATCAGCGATCCGCAGGTGATGCGGGCGCTGGCCCACCCGGCCCGACTTGCGATCATGGAACATCTCAGTGGGCTGGAGGGGGGCGCGACCGCCACCGAGTGCGCCGAGATCGCCGGGCTTTCCCCGAGCGCGACCAGTTACCACCTGCGGGCGCTGGCGAAGTCCGGGCTGATCGAGGAGGCCCCGAGCCGGGGTGACGCCCGGGAGCGGGTCTGGAAGGCGTTCAGCCCCTCGTACTACGTGGAATCGGGGCAGGACGCCGGCCCCGACGCACGGGCCGCCGAGCTGGCACTGGTCGACGCGCATCTGGTCCGGGACACCCAGCGCACCCGGGACTGGATTCGCCGCGCGCCGGACGAGCCGGTCGAGTGGTACCAGGCCGCCTGGTTCAGCGACGCCACGCTGCTGCTCACCGCCGAGGAGCTGGCCGGGCTCAACGAGGCGATCCAGCAGTTGATGAGCCCTTATCTGCGCCGATACCGGAGGGCCGACCCGCCGGAGGGGGCCCGGACCGTCGCCGTGCAGTACCGGGCGATGCCCCTGGACTGA
- a CDS encoding ABC transporter permease — translation MPLALLHARYQLLETVRIPVAIFGSAFFPAAAMLFFVVPFAGDDPTGATYATAAMVTFAVMSANIFQYGVGVAEDRDKPWDSYTRTLPAGPAPRFAGRILAGLALTYVSMIPVVVIAAVATAARVTPVQFLLGAGAVAVISVPFTLLGLAIGYSLPSKAAIVAAQLIFFPLAFGGGLLSGPDSAPGFIKAIAPYLPTRGAVEVVWAAVTDWRPSALSLVMLGVWIVVLAGIAGWAYRRDEGRRFT, via the coding sequence GTGCCGCTAGCCCTGCTCCACGCCCGCTACCAGCTGCTCGAAACCGTCCGGATCCCGGTGGCGATCTTCGGCAGCGCGTTCTTCCCGGCCGCCGCGATGCTCTTCTTCGTGGTGCCCTTCGCCGGCGACGATCCGACCGGCGCCACCTACGCCACCGCCGCGATGGTCACGTTCGCGGTGATGAGCGCCAACATCTTCCAGTACGGGGTCGGTGTCGCCGAGGACCGGGACAAGCCCTGGGACTCGTACACGCGGACCCTGCCCGCGGGGCCGGCACCCCGGTTCGCCGGGCGGATCCTGGCCGGTCTGGCACTGACCTACGTGTCCATGATCCCGGTGGTGGTGATCGCCGCGGTGGCCACCGCCGCCCGGGTGACCCCGGTGCAGTTCCTGCTCGGCGCCGGCGCGGTGGCGGTGATCTCGGTGCCGTTCACCCTGCTCGGGCTGGCCATCGGCTACTCGCTGCCGAGCAAGGCGGCGATCGTGGCCGCCCAGCTCATCTTCTTTCCGCTCGCCTTCGGCGGCGGCCTGCTCTCCGGCCCGGACAGCGCGCCCGGCTTCATCAAGGCGATCGCCCCCTACCTGCCCACCCGGGGCGCGGTGGAGGTGGTGTGGGCGGCGGTGACCGACTGGCGGCCGAGCGCCCTCTCCCTGGTCATGCTCGGCGTCTGGATCGTGGTGCTGGCCGGGATCGCCGGGTGGGCGTACCGGCGGGACGAGGGACGCCGCTTCACCTGA
- a CDS encoding HelD family protein produces MTLHAPEQTLHAPEQTLDASVQGLDAELAAERAHLDTSRAALRRMRERAEALFATGDKVAGDAYTAEQLGRHMARRVKELADDPTTPLFFGRLDFGTGDPDHAGREYHVGRRHVTDDLGEPLVLDWRAPVSRSFYRASARDPQGVAVRRRFGFSAGVLTSFEDEHLDRGEELGTASRILTAEIERPRVGPMRDIVATIQPEQDELVRADLADSICVQGAPGTGKTAVGLHRAAYLLYLHRERLRRSGVLIVGPNRAFLSYIAAVLPALGEVEVEQATVEDLVARVPVRAVDDPAVATLKHDVRMAEVLRRAVDAHIGTPTEPIMVSDGSFRWRVGLDPLHRLVEETRREGLPYATGRERVRARVVGLLQRQSEARRAESPSDAWLRRMGKAKPVTVLLDAVWPALTPEGLLHTLLTDADALATAADGLLSAEEQELLRSGKLGRTPKATKWTAADAVLIDEAAGLIERPGGFGHVVVDEAQDLSPMQCRAIARRSEHGSITLLGDLAQGTAPWAARDWRESLAHLGKPGAAVVPLSVGFRVPAAVVAFANRLLPALAVDVPPAESLRRDGTLDVRTVDDLVAATVAEVRAALAHDGSIGVIAADDTVDRLRTALGEAGVETATADDVEAAARVTVVPATLVKGLEYDHVVVVEPAAIVAAEPRGLHRLYVVLTRAVSRLAVLHRDPLPRPLAG; encoded by the coding sequence ATGACCCTGCACGCACCCGAACAGACCCTGCACGCACCCGAGCAGACCCTGGACGCGTCCGTTCAGGGCCTGGACGCCGAGCTCGCCGCCGAGCGCGCCCACCTGGACACCAGCCGCGCGGCGCTGCGCCGGATGCGCGAACGCGCCGAGGCGCTCTTCGCCACCGGCGACAAGGTGGCCGGGGACGCGTACACCGCCGAGCAGTTGGGCCGGCACATGGCCCGGCGGGTCAAGGAGCTGGCCGACGACCCGACCACCCCGCTCTTCTTCGGCCGGCTCGACTTCGGAACCGGGGACCCGGACCACGCCGGGCGCGAGTACCACGTCGGGCGTAGGCACGTCACCGACGACCTCGGCGAGCCGCTGGTGCTGGACTGGCGGGCACCGGTCTCCCGGTCGTTCTACCGGGCCAGCGCCCGCGACCCGCAGGGCGTCGCCGTCCGGCGCCGGTTCGGGTTCAGCGCGGGGGTGCTGACCAGCTTCGAGGACGAGCACCTGGACCGGGGCGAGGAGCTGGGCACGGCCAGCCGGATCCTCACCGCCGAGATCGAGCGCCCCCGCGTCGGGCCGATGCGGGACATCGTCGCCACCATCCAGCCCGAGCAGGACGAGCTGGTCCGGGCCGACCTGGCCGACTCGATCTGCGTGCAGGGCGCACCGGGCACCGGCAAGACGGCGGTCGGGCTGCACCGTGCCGCGTACCTGCTCTACCTGCACCGGGAGCGGCTGCGCCGGTCCGGGGTGCTGATCGTCGGGCCGAACCGGGCCTTCCTGTCGTACATCGCCGCGGTGCTGCCGGCGCTCGGCGAGGTCGAGGTCGAGCAGGCCACGGTGGAGGACCTGGTCGCCCGGGTGCCGGTACGCGCGGTCGACGACCCGGCCGTCGCCACCCTCAAGCACGACGTCCGGATGGCCGAGGTGCTGCGCCGCGCGGTCGACGCCCACATCGGTACGCCCACCGAGCCGATCATGGTGTCGGACGGCTCGTTCCGCTGGCGGGTCGGCCTCGACCCGCTGCACCGCCTGGTCGAGGAGACCCGCCGGGAGGGGCTGCCGTACGCCACCGGCCGGGAGCGCGTCCGGGCCCGGGTGGTGGGGCTGCTGCAACGCCAGTCCGAGGCCCGCCGGGCCGAGTCGCCCAGCGACGCCTGGCTGCGCCGGATGGGCAAGGCCAAGCCGGTCACCGTCCTCCTCGACGCGGTCTGGCCGGCGCTCACCCCGGAGGGGCTGCTGCACACGCTGCTCACCGACGCCGACGCGCTCGCCACCGCCGCCGACGGGCTGCTCAGCGCCGAGGAGCAGGAGTTGCTGCGGTCGGGGAAGCTCGGCCGCACCCCGAAGGCGACGAAGTGGACCGCCGCGGACGCCGTGCTGATCGACGAGGCGGCCGGGCTGATCGAGCGGCCCGGCGGGTTCGGGCACGTGGTGGTCGACGAGGCGCAGGACCTCTCCCCCATGCAGTGCCGGGCCATCGCCCGCCGCAGCGAGCACGGCTCGATCACCCTGCTCGGCGACCTGGCCCAGGGCACCGCGCCGTGGGCGGCCAGGGACTGGCGGGAGTCCCTGGCCCATCTGGGCAAGCCGGGCGCGGCCGTGGTGCCGTTGAGCGTCGGCTTCCGGGTGCCCGCGGCGGTGGTCGCGTTCGCGAACCGGCTGCTGCCGGCGCTGGCGGTCGACGTGCCCCCGGCCGAGTCGCTGCGCCGCGACGGGACGCTGGACGTGCGTACCGTGGACGACCTGGTGGCGGCGACCGTGGCCGAGGTGCGCGCGGCGCTCGCGCACGACGGCTCGATCGGCGTGATCGCCGCCGACGACACGGTGGATCGGCTCCGCACGGCGCTCGGCGAGGCGGGCGTCGAGACCGCGACCGCCGACGACGTCGAGGCCGCGGCGCGGGTCACCGTGGTGCCGGCGACCCTGGTCAAGGGCCTGGAGTACGACCACGTGGTGGTCGTCGAGCCGGCCGCGATCGTGGCCGCCGAGCCGCGCGGCCTGCATCGCCTCTACGTGGTGCTGACCCGGGCGGTCTCCCGACTCGCGGTGCTGCACCGCGACCCACTACCCCGCCCCCTGGCCGGCTGA